The following are encoded together in the Marinitoga litoralis genome:
- a CDS encoding sugar ABC transporter permease codes for MAMIQKKNYILRHIFLIIFLIIVLFPLVWVVTTSIRRDNAAFSPKLFSSRVTLNYYRDLLFPRATIPELIKDINGTLHFIGDNSSLSLEEAHKKLTKELNDFNLYITQTEDYLEDIENRFENLKKSLDDNNIILDINKARELEYNNLVDLEKSFLDNEYNIKNNINDLKTQLNEYVSLRNEIKSLLDNIRNDDNIEYYNSTLETIYSLNPNYTLWNIKVYKKWLKIESNENLSKLGPLVKELSNSWKTILTTAKDIDDYFAKLEKETLGQDLVLMTNYEKDIEDIKKEISLLKNDLSNIEREILKYNSDLTALLELYIPNSSKIESAVNIFKYNIGNKVESSEIMNLSDKINEFYTLFSSINENIQNLSDFDVYKGYIEKYYNSFSWLKDNLEFINPDLEKVKPAYNTLVSVINEYNDTLETLNNITYNLSTKLNNFDKYQNSLNELNSKLSELNTKYDEIYTKNKPILDKFSKLKQYGEFSILKTIANIEINSFYDSEYLADLLSSKLVDFYKPSKKDLNIFTLRKDILEASEKFNSSKESFENIIVQIKDKIDDLEKNAINYLKINYGGYTADILPIMEISSIYNSKFGPAKADISRSSRIVSDLADIINYKSLKSDLKTIDKNIYNLLDNWNPKQRKPFLRWLLNSIIVAGMTSILTVMITAVAAYPFSRMRFVGRKEGLLYLMLIQMFPAIMYMIALYGMLKFMGDYFGVIGLDTLSGLIFVYLGGVSFNMWLIKGYYDTIPDSLEESAMIDGATRFQTFWRIVLPLASPILAVVTILSFMGTFNEFVLARIVLSSETNYTYAVGLQTFTSGPFETEWGLFTAAALLGAVPMVLLFLSMQKYLVGGLTQGSVKG; via the coding sequence ATGGCTATGATACAAAAGAAAAATTATATATTAAGGCATATATTTTTAATTATATTCTTAATTATTGTACTTTTCCCTTTAGTTTGGGTTGTAACTACATCTATTAGAAGAGATAATGCTGCTTTTTCACCAAAATTATTTTCATCAAGAGTAACTTTAAATTACTATAGGGATTTATTATTTCCACGTGCTACAATTCCTGAATTAATAAAAGATATAAACGGCACCTTACATTTTATAGGAGATAATTCCAGTCTTAGTTTAGAAGAGGCACATAAAAAACTAACTAAAGAGTTAAATGATTTTAATCTATACATAACTCAGACCGAAGATTATCTTGAAGATATAGAAAATAGATTTGAAAATTTGAAAAAATCGTTAGATGATAATAATATTATTTTAGATATTAATAAAGCCAGAGAATTAGAATATAACAATTTAGTAGATTTAGAAAAAAGCTTTTTAGATAATGAATATAATATAAAAAATAATATCAATGATTTAAAAACACAATTAAATGAATATGTTTCATTGCGTAATGAAATTAAATCGTTATTAGATAATATCAGGAACGATGATAATATAGAATATTATAATAGTACTTTAGAGACTATATATAGTTTAAACCCAAACTACACTCTTTGGAATATTAAAGTATATAAGAAATGGTTAAAAATTGAATCAAATGAAAATCTTTCAAAGTTAGGTCCATTAGTTAAAGAATTATCTAATAGTTGGAAAACTATTTTAACTACTGCAAAAGATATTGACGATTATTTTGCTAAACTAGAGAAAGAAACTTTAGGGCAAGATCTTGTATTAATGACAAATTATGAAAAGGATATAGAAGATATCAAAAAAGAAATATCCTTATTAAAAAACGATTTATCTAATATTGAAAGAGAAATTTTAAAATACAATAGTGATTTAACTGCATTATTAGAATTATATATCCCAAATAGTTCAAAAATTGAATCTGCTGTAAATATTTTTAAATATAATATAGGCAACAAAGTAGAATCTTCTGAAATAATGAATTTATCTGATAAAATTAATGAGTTTTATACTTTATTTTCTTCAATAAATGAAAATATACAAAACTTATCTGACTTTGATGTGTATAAAGGATATATAGAAAAATATTATAATTCATTTTCTTGGTTGAAAGATAATTTAGAGTTTATTAACCCTGATTTAGAAAAAGTTAAACCTGCTTATAACACTCTTGTAAGTGTTATTAATGAATATAATGACACTTTAGAAACATTAAATAATATTACATATAACTTATCAACTAAATTAAATAATTTTGATAAATATCAAAACTCTTTAAATGAATTAAATTCTAAACTTTCTGAATTAAATACTAAATACGACGAAATATACACAAAAAACAAACCTATTTTAGATAAGTTTTCTAAACTAAAACAATATGGTGAATTTTCTATTTTAAAAACTATTGCAAATATAGAAATTAATAGTTTTTATGATTCAGAATATCTTGCTGATTTATTGAGTTCTAAATTAGTTGATTTCTATAAACCTTCAAAAAAAGATTTGAATATTTTTACATTAAGGAAAGATATTTTAGAGGCTTCTGAAAAATTCAATTCTAGTAAAGAATCGTTTGAAAACATTATTGTACAAATAAAAGATAAAATCGATGATTTAGAAAAAAATGCTATAAATTATTTAAAAATCAATTATGGTGGATATACAGCTGATATTTTACCTATTATGGAAATTTCCTCAATATATAATTCCAAATTCGGTCCTGCAAAAGCTGATATTTCAAGATCATCTAGAATTGTTTCTGATTTAGCAGATATTATAAATTATAAATCATTAAAAAGCGATTTAAAAACTATAGACAAAAATATTTATAATCTTTTGGATAATTGGAATCCTAAACAAAGAAAACCTTTCTTAAGATGGCTATTAAACTCTATTATTGTAGCGGGTATGACTTCAATTTTAACAGTTATGATTACAGCAGTTGCTGCCTATCCATTTAGTAGAATGAGATTTGTAGGTAGAAAAGAAGGATTGTTATATTTAATGCTTATTCAAATGTTCCCTGCTATTATGTATATGATCGCATTATATGGAATGCTTAAATTTATGGGAGATTATTTTGGAGTAATTGGTCTTGATACTTTATCTGGTTTAATATTTGTATACCTAGGTGGTGTTTCATTTAATATGTGGCTTATAAAAGGTTATTATGATACTATTCCAGATTCATTAGAAGAATCTGCTATGATAGATGGTGCAACTAGATTCCAAACATTTTGGAGAATAGTTTTACCTTTGGCATCACCTATATTAGCTGTTGTAACGATTTTATCTTTTATGGGAACATTCAATGAATTTGTTTTAGCTAGAATAGTATTATCTAGTGAAACAAATTATACATATGCTGTTGGGTTACAAACATTTACATCAGGACCATTTGAAACTGAATGGGGATTATTTACAGCTGCCGCACTCTTAGGAGCAGTACCAATGGTATTATTATTCTTATCAATGCAAAAATATTTAGTAGGTGGTTTAACTCAAGGTTCTGTAAAAGGATAA
- a CDS encoding ABC transporter permease subunit, whose translation MKVLGKLLLYTVIALMNAGLVWSIFILSGLGNYGLAVVIGAFVVLANLAIFSKKGYPYRYTLPAMFFLFVLTVYPIYYTVRTAFTNYGTGHLFTRDQAIQILLNDPNYLYEPDNANSYNFKIFIKQKDFKPTEDFLILLYNENEILLSEKPKDIVYDSKGNAKNASSELRILNDKTLSVSFNGNTYTAFLKKDISDLSSIEDKVENILGFEDNKGEKYVYFYSPTDSGTFKNSAYYNSVLRQKYIGVLELKNFDGKIYRLSSRYIYKKFSESYRIYELRVKPVFENNKKKYKTIIYNTRTNNELIEKDSAFWDYNDKGELNRLIGFSSFVGAYQFNRIKDDPKISGPFIKIFSWTFTYAALSVLFSFVIGMVLALVLNDKFMKGRIFYRTLLIIPWAVPGFISVLIWRNGFFNETYGILNRFVISSLGLEPIKWLNDPFWAKVAVLIVNTWLGFPYMMTITLGALQSIPDELYEASSIDGATRWTQFRKITLPLLMVSLTPLLVSSFAFNFNNFVNIYLLTGGGPAMPGSTTPAGSTDILISYTYKLAFEGSRGQDFGFASAISILIFAIVSAISYFNFKLSGAFEEVSR comes from the coding sequence ATGAAAGTTCTTGGAAAGTTGTTGTTGTACACAGTAATAGCTCTCATGAATGCTGGTTTAGTATGGTCTATATTCATACTTTCTGGCTTAGGAAATTATGGTTTAGCAGTAGTAATTGGAGCTTTTGTAGTATTAGCTAATTTAGCTATTTTTTCTAAAAAAGGGTATCCGTATAGATATACCTTACCCGCAATGTTTTTTCTATTTGTTTTAACAGTTTATCCTATATATTATACTGTTAGAACAGCTTTTACAAACTATGGTACTGGACATTTATTCACAAGAGATCAAGCAATACAAATATTATTAAATGACCCTAATTATTTATATGAACCAGACAATGCTAACAGTTATAACTTCAAAATATTTATTAAACAAAAAGATTTTAAACCCACAGAAGATTTTTTAATATTACTATATAATGAAAATGAAATTCTGTTATCTGAAAAACCTAAAGATATAGTATATGATTCAAAAGGAAATGCTAAAAACGCTTCATCAGAATTAAGAATATTAAATGATAAAACTTTATCTGTTTCTTTTAATGGAAATACATATACTGCATTTCTAAAAAAAGATATAAGTGATTTAAGTAGCATAGAAGATAAGGTAGAAAATATTTTAGGTTTTGAGGATAATAAGGGTGAAAAATATGTATATTTCTACTCCCCTACAGATTCAGGTACATTCAAAAATTCAGCATATTATAATTCTGTTTTAAGACAAAAATACATAGGAGTTTTAGAATTAAAGAATTTTGATGGGAAAATATATAGATTATCTTCAAGATATATATATAAGAAATTCTCGGAATCATATAGAATATATGAATTAAGAGTAAAACCTGTTTTTGAAAATAATAAGAAAAAGTATAAAACTATTATATATAACACAAGAACTAATAATGAATTAATAGAAAAAGACAGTGCATTTTGGGACTATAATGACAAAGGTGAATTAAACCGATTAATTGGTTTCTCCTCTTTTGTTGGCGCATATCAATTTAATAGGATAAAAGATGATCCTAAAATCTCTGGTCCATTTATAAAAATATTCTCATGGACATTTACTTATGCTGCTCTTAGTGTATTATTTAGTTTTGTTATTGGAATGGTATTAGCTTTAGTGCTAAACGATAAGTTTATGAAAGGTAGAATATTTTATAGAACATTATTAATTATTCCTTGGGCAGTTCCTGGATTTATTTCTGTTTTAATTTGGAGAAATGGATTTTTTAATGAAACTTATGGAATTTTAAATAGATTTGTTATATCAAGTTTGGGATTAGAACCTATAAAATGGTTAAATGATCCATTTTGGGCTAAAGTTGCTGTATTAATAGTTAATACTTGGTTAGGATTCCCATATATGATGACAATTACTTTAGGTGCTCTTCAAAGTATTCCTGATGAATTGTATGAAGCTTCATCAATTGATGGTGCTACAAGATGGACACAGTTTAGAAAGATTACATTACCATTATTAATGGTTTCTCTAACTCCATTATTAGTAAGTAGTTTTGCGTTTAACTTCAATAATTTTGTTAACATTTACCTTTTAACTGGTGGCGGTCCTGCAATGCCAGGTTCTACTACTCCAGCTGGTTCAACAGATATTTTAATCTCATATACCTATAAGCTAGCATTTGAAGGTTCTAGAGGTCAAGATTTTGGTTTTGCAAGTGCAATTTCTATATTAATATTTGCTATTGTTTCTGCAATTAGTTATTTCAACTTTAAATTATCAGGAGCATTTGAAGAGGTGAGCAGATAA